The sequence below is a genomic window from Candidatus Methylomirabilota bacterium.
CAGGCCGGGCGGCCGCATCGTAATTTCTGGTCCCCCAGCCTCAGAAGGTCTACCGCAGGCGCCAGCCGGGATGGCCTGGGTCCGGGTCCCCTACCCTAAACTTCGAATGACACGGGCGTTTCTGGTTACCGTTCACGAAGCTTGATCCGGGGTCCGGTGTGAGGTAGTGTTCCACGTGGAACGAAGCCGCCAGGGGGCCTCGTGCGGGACGTTTCACGTGGAACATGAGGACGCAGTGGCCAGGGTAATCGCAGTCGTCAATCAGAAGGGCGGCGTGGGAAAGACCACCACGGCCGTGAACCTCTCAGCCGGACTGGCGCTGGCGGAGCGACGTACGGTCCTGATCGACCTCGACCCCCAGGGCAACGCGACGACGGGGCTTGGTCTGAACAAGGCCGAGCCCAGGCATACCGTGTACAACGTCCTCCTGGACGGTCTCCCTCTGAGGGAGGCGATCGCACCGACCGGGCTCCCATTCCTCGGCATCGTGCCGTCGGAGATGGATCTCGTCGGCGCGGAGATCGAGCTGGTGGGCACGTCGGACCGCGAGCACCGGCTCAAGACCGCCGTGGACACCGCTCGCGACGAGTTCGAGTTTATCGTCATCGACTGTCCGCCGTCGCTCGGGCTCCTGACCCTGAACGCCCTCACGGCCGCGGACTCGGTGCTGATCCCGCTCCAGTGCGAGTACTACGCCATGGAGGGGCTGGCCCAGCTCATCCGCACGATCAACATGGTGCGTGAGCGTCTCAACCCGCGGCTCGCGGTCGAGGGGATTCTCTTCACGATGTTCGACGGTCGTACGAGCCTCGCGGCCCAGGTGAAGAACGAGGTGCATCAGCATCTCGGGGGGCAGACCTTCGCGACCGTGATCCCTCGCAACGTCCGTCTCACGGAGGCGCCCAGCCACGGCCGTCCCGTCTTTCTCTACGACCTCCGGTCCTCCGGATCCATTGCCTATCTCGAGCTCACCAAGGAGGTGCTCGTCCATGGCTAATCGACACGGGCTTGGTCGCGGTCTCGGTGCCTTGCTCCCGCCCAGCCTGGGGGAGTCGACCCCAAGCGATGTGGCCGGCGTCCAGGAGATTGCGACCGACGCGATTAGCCCGAATCCACAGCAGCCAAGAAAAGACTTTGATATCAACGCCTTAAATGAGCTAGCTGGGTCCCTCCAGAAGTCGGGTCTGATCCAGCCGATCGTGGTCCGGAAGGCAGGGCCCGGGTATCAGCTCATCGTCGGGGAGCGCCGCTGGCGCGCGGCCAAGATCGCCGGACTCACGCACATTCCCGCGGTCGTCCGGGAAGTCTCCGACGCAGAGAGCCTCGAGCTCGCGCTGGTCGAGAACCTGCTCCGCGAGGACCTGAACCCGATCGAGGAGGCCGAGGCCTATCAGCGCCTGCTCGCCGAGTTCGGCTGGACGCAGGAGGAGCTGGCCGAGCGCGTGAGCAAGGATCGCAGCACGATCTCGAACTGTCTCCGGCTCCTGAAGCTGCCCGAGCCGATTCGCTCCGACCTCCGCAGCGGTCGGCTCACGATGGGGCACGCGCGCGCGCTGCTCTCGCTGGACTCCGTGACCGAGCAGCTCCGCCTGCGCGAGCAGATCCTCGCCCACTCCTGGTCGGTGCGCGCGACCGAAGAGGGCGTGCAGAAGAAGCGCGTCATCCAGCCGCGCCGCGCCGCCCGCCGATCACCCGAGCTCACCGCGCTCGAGGACGCGTTTCGCGAGGCGCTGGCCACGCGAGTGCGGCTCGTGGGCAATGAGCGCCACGGCCGCATCGAGATCGCCTACGCGTCGCCCGAGGACCTCGACCGCATCGCCGAGATCCTGACGGCGCGGCGCTGACGCGGGCGAGGGGAACGCTGGAGCAAGCGCTGAAAGAGCGTGTGATCGTCGGCATGAGCGGGGGTGTGGACTCCTCCGTCGCCGCCGCGCTGCTCGTCGAGCAGGGCTTCGACGTCGTGGGGGTCACGCTGCGCGTCTGGCCCTGGCGCGAGCCGGAGGAGGCGAGTCGGCGCTTCGGCTCGTGCTGCTCCACGGAGTCGGTGGACGGCGCGCGGGCGGTGGCCCGGCAGCTCGGCATCCCGTACTACCTCCTCAACAGCGAGCGCGAGTTCGACGCGGCGGTGATCGCGCCATTCATCGACGAGTACGCCGCCGGTCGCACGCCGGTGCCGTGCGTGGCCTGTAACCGCCAGGTGAAGTTCGGCTCGCTGCTCGCGCGCGCCCGCGCGTGGGACGCGACGGGGGTGGCCACCGGCCACTACGCCCGGATCACGTGCGATCCCGTCTCGGGCCGCCGGCTCCTCTGGCGTGGGCGCGACGCGCGCAAGGATCAGTCGGACTTTCTCTGGCCGCTCACCCAGTCGCAGCTCGAGGCCGCGCGCTTTCCCGTGGGCGATCTGGTGAAGGAAGACGTGCGGGCCAAGGCGCGGGCGCTCGGCCTCGCCACCGCGGACACCCCGGAGAGTCAAGAGATTTGCTTCATCCCGGATCACGACTACCGCGGCTTCCTCCGCCGCCGGCGTCCCGAGGCGTTTCGCGCCGGGCCCATCGTGGACGGGCAGGGGCGCGAGCTGGGCCAGCATGCCGGGCTCGCGGACTTCACGGTGGGGCAGCGACGCGGCCTGGGCCTCGCCACCGGGCGCACCCTCTATGTGACGGCCCTGGATCCCGAGCGCAATGCCGTGGTGGTCGGCGCCGTCGACGAGCTCGAGGCCGACCGGCTCTGGGCCGAGCAGGTGAATCTCATCTCGGTGGCAAGCCTCGGGGCCCCCCTGGCCGTCCAGGCCAAGATCCGCCACAGCCAGGCGCCCGTGGCGGCCGTCCTCCATCCACCAGAGCTCGGCCCCGACGGCACCCTTGGCGCCGAGGTCCGGTTCGCATCTCCTCAGCGGGCAATCACGCCCGGGCAGTCGGTTGTCTTCTATCAGGGCGACTTGGTCGTGGGGGGCGGCGTGATCAGCCGGCGCGACCGGTGAGGGCCTTGACAGTTTTCTCGCGCCCGTGATATTTGTCTAACGTTTGTCCCTAATTTCACAACTTCGAACCGCCGGAGTTACCACCATGTACCGCACGCTCGGGCTCGTTCTCCTCGCCGTCCTGCTGCTCGCCTCGCCCGTGCTGGCCGCGGAGGAGGGGGGCCACCAAGGCGGGCTGATCAACCTGGACAAGTCGCTGCTGATCCAGGCGGTCAACTTCGTCGTCCTGCTCTTCATCCTGTGGAAGCTCCTCTACAAGCCTCTCGTCGCGAAGATGAACGAGCGCACCGAGGCCATCAAGAAGTCGCTCGAGGAAGCCCAGGCGGCCCGCGCCGAGGCCGAGCGCCAGCGCCAGCAGCATGCGGCCCAGATCCAGGCGTCGCTCGCCGAGGCGCAGCAGATCCGCGCTACCGCGCTGAAGGAGGCGGCCGACGAGCAGCGCCGGCTGGTCGAAGCGGCGCGGGCGGAGGCGGCCAAGCTCGTCGAGAGCGCCAAGGCCGAGATGGATCAGGACATCCGGCGCGCGCGGCAACAGCTCCGGCAGGAAGTCGGTGACCTCGCGGTGCAGATCGCCGAGCGCCTCATCAAGAAGAGCCTGCGGGACGAGGACCATCACCGGATCATCCAGGAAGCGCTCACTCGCGTCGACCGGGTCAACTAGATGAAGTCCCGGCACGGGACGGCCCAGCGCTATGCGAAAGCGCTCTTCTCGATCGCGCACGAGGCCGGCAATGCCGAGGCCGTGGGGCGCGAGCTCGAGCAGTTCGCCGCCGCGCTCGACGGAAGCCCGCAGCTCGCCGCCATGCTCCAGCGGCCATGGATCAAGCCGGAGGACCGGGCGGCCGTGGCGACCGAGGTCGCCAAGCGCGCGGGCGGCTCCGAATACGTGCAGAAGGCGGCGGGCCTCGTGGCCTCCCGCGGCCGCATGGATCATCTTCCCGAGCTGATCGCGGCGTATCGCGCCAAGGTCGACGAGATGGTCGGCCGCGTGCGCGCCGAGGTACGCACCGCGGTCGCCTTCACCGCCGACGAGAAGACGCAGCTCGCCGCCCGGCTCGGCCGGGCGCTGGACAAGCAGGTCCTCGTCGAAGAATCCGTGGACCCTTCGCTCCTGGGCGGGTTCGTCGCCCAGGTGGGCAGCCTCATCCTGGACGGCAGTCTCGACGGGCAGCTCTCGCGCATGCGGGAACGCCTGGCAAGGGGATAGGAAATGATCAAGGCGGAAGAGATCAGCGAGATCATCAAGCGTCAGCTCCAGGGCTTCGAGGCCGAGATCGACCTCAAGGAAGCCGGGCGCGTGATCGAGGTCGGCGACGGGATCGCCCGCATCTACGGCCTCGAGAAGGCCCTCGCCGGCGAGCTCCTCGAGTTCCCGGGCGGCGTGTTCGGCCTCGTGCTGAACCTCGAGGCGGACAACGTCGGCGCGGTGCTTCTCGGCGACGACACCAAGATCAAGGAAGGCGATCCGGTCACGCGCACCAAGCGCATCGCTCAGGTGCCGGTCGGCGAGGCGCTGATCGGGCGCGTCGTCAATGCGCTCGGCCAGCCGGTGGACGGCAAGGGTCCCATCGACACCAAGGAGTTCCGCACGATCGAGCGCTACGCGCCCGGTGTGGTGGACCGGCGCTCGGTGAAGGAGCCGCTCCAGACCGGGCTCAAGGCCATCGACGCCATGATCCCGATCGGGCGCGGGCAGCGCGAACTGATCATCGGCGACCGCGGCACGGGCAAGACGGCCATCGGGGTCGACACGATCCTGAACCAGAAGGGGCAGGGCGTGTACTGCTTCTACGTCGCGATCGGCCAGAAGAAGTCCACGGTGGCCCAGGTCGTGAAGATCCTGGAAGACAATGGCGCCATGGCCTACACCACCGTGGTCATCGCCTCGGCCTCCGAGTCCGCGCCGCTGCAGTATCTCGCGCCGTACGCGGGCTGCGCGATGGGCGAGTACTTCCGCGACACCAAGCGCCACGCCCTCTGCATCTACGACGACCTCTCGAAGCACGCCACCGCCTATCGCCAGCTCTCGCTGCTCCTCCGCCGCCCGCCGGGGCGCGAGGCGTACCCGGGCGACGTGTTCTATCTCCACTCGCGGCTCCTCGAGCGCGCGGCCAAGCTGAACGACGAGCTCGGCGGCGGCTCGCTCACCGCGCTGCCCATCATCGAGACCCAGCTCGGTGACGTGTCCGCGTACATCCCGACCAACGTGATCTCGATCACCGACGGCCAGATCTATCTGGAGTCGGACCTCTTCTTCTCCGGCATCCGCCCCGCCGTCAACGTCGGCCTCTCCGTCTCCCGCGTGGGCGGCTCGGCCCAGATCAAGGCCATGCGTCAGATCGCCGGCACCCTGCGGCTCAATCTCGCGCAATACCGCGAGCTCGCCGCGTTCGCGCAGTTCGGCTCCGACCTCGACAAGGCCACCCTGAACCAACTTGCGAGGGGACAACGTATGGTCGAGCTCCTCAAGCAGAACCAGTACGTGCCGCTCACCGTCGAGAAGCAGATCGCCAGCATCTTCGCGGGCACCCAGGGCCTGCTCGACGACGTGCCGGTGGACCAGATCCGCCCGTTCGAGGAGTTCTTCCTGCCCTGGATGGAGCGGCGCAACGCGCCCATCCTCGCCGAGATCGCCAATAAGAAGGAGCTCACGGACGATCTCCGCACCGCGCTCACCAAGGCGGTGAACGACGCGAAGGCGGAGTTCATGGCCGCGCGCGGCATCAAGGCGGCCTAGCGGAGCGCCTCCGATGGCCACCCTCCGGGACATCAAGCGGCGGATTCGCTCGGTCGAGTCCACCCAGAAGATCACCAAGGCGATGAAGCTCGTCGCCGCGGCCAAGCTGCGGCGCGCGCAGGAGCGCGTCATCGGCGCGCGGCCCTACGCGCAGAAGATGGGCGAGCTGCTCGGGAGCCTCGTGAGCCGGGTGGGGGACGACGGGCATCCGCTGCTCGTCCGCCGTACCGGCGCCCGGAAGCGGCTGGTCGTGATCACCGCCGACAAGGGCCTCTGCGGCGCGTTCAACTCGAACGTCATCCGCGCGGCGACGCACTTCCTGCGCGACGGCGACAACGTCGACGTGACCCTGGTGGTGGTGGGCAAGAAGTCGCGCGATTTCTTTCGCCGCCGGCAGTGGCCGGTGAAGTCGGAGATGCTCGGCTTCTTCGACCGCCTCGCTTACTCGCACGCGCAGGAGCTGGCGAACGGGCTCATGGCCGACTATCTCGCGGGCGAGACCGACGAGGTCCACCTCATCTACAACGAGTTCCGTTCGGTGGCCGTGCAGCGCGTGACCCGCCAGCAGCTCCTGCCCATCGAGGCGGAGGCGGTCGCAGGCGGAGGAGATGCGGCGGGCGGCGAGTACATCTTCGAGCCCGGCCCCGACGCCATCCTCGCCTCGCTGCTCCCCCGCCATGTGACGACGCAGGTGTACCGCGCGCTCATGGAGTCGGTGGCGGGCGAGTTCGGCGCGCGGATGACCGCGATGGAAGCCGCCACCAAGAACGCGAAGGAAATGATCGGCGTCCTGACCATCCAGTACAACAAGGCGCGTCAGGAGCGCATCACGAAGGAGCTGCTCGACATCGTCGGAGGCGCCGAAGCCCTGCGCCAAGCGACCGAGGCGTAAGGAGAGTCCCATGAACACGGGCAAGATCGTGCAGGTGATCGGGCCGGTAGTCGACGTGGAGTTCGAGCCGGGCAAGCTGCCGGCGATCTACAATGCCCTCGAGGTCGAGGGGGCGGGGAGCACCGACGTCTTCGCCTACTCGGCGAAGCTGGTGCTGGAAGTCGCCCAGCATCTCGGCGAAAGCCAGGTGCGCGCGGTCGCGATGGCGGCCACCGACGGCCTCATGCGCGGTATGCGCGTGCAGGACACCGGGCAGCCCATCTCGATCCCGGTGGGCAAGGAGACGCTCGGCCGCATCATCAACAT
It includes:
- the atpG gene encoding ATP synthase F1 subunit gamma, which translates into the protein MATLRDIKRRIRSVESTQKITKAMKLVAAAKLRRAQERVIGARPYAQKMGELLGSLVSRVGDDGHPLLVRRTGARKRLVVITADKGLCGAFNSNVIRAATHFLRDGDNVDVTLVVVGKKSRDFFRRRQWPVKSEMLGFFDRLAYSHAQELANGLMADYLAGETDEVHLIYNEFRSVAVQRVTRQQLLPIEAEAVAGGGDAAGGEYIFEPGPDAILASLLPRHVTTQVYRALMESVAGEFGARMTAMEAATKNAKEMIGVLTIQYNKARQERITKELLDIVGGAEALRQATEA
- the atpF gene encoding F0F1 ATP synthase subunit B — encoded protein: MYRTLGLVLLAVLLLASPVLAAEEGGHQGGLINLDKSLLIQAVNFVVLLFILWKLLYKPLVAKMNERTEAIKKSLEEAQAARAEAERQRQQHAAQIQASLAEAQQIRATALKEAADEQRRLVEAARAEAAKLVESAKAEMDQDIRRARQQLRQEVGDLAVQIAERLIKKSLRDEDHHRIIQEALTRVDRVN
- a CDS encoding AAA family ATPase; translation: MARVIAVVNQKGGVGKTTTAVNLSAGLALAERRTVLIDLDPQGNATTGLGLNKAEPRHTVYNVLLDGLPLREAIAPTGLPFLGIVPSEMDLVGAEIELVGTSDREHRLKTAVDTARDEFEFIVIDCPPSLGLLTLNALTAADSVLIPLQCEYYAMEGLAQLIRTINMVRERLNPRLAVEGILFTMFDGRTSLAAQVKNEVHQHLGGQTFATVIPRNVRLTEAPSHGRPVFLYDLRSSGSIAYLELTKEVLVHG
- a CDS encoding ParB/RepB/Spo0J family partition protein — protein: MANRHGLGRGLGALLPPSLGESTPSDVAGVQEIATDAISPNPQQPRKDFDINALNELAGSLQKSGLIQPIVVRKAGPGYQLIVGERRWRAAKIAGLTHIPAVVREVSDAESLELALVENLLREDLNPIEEAEAYQRLLAEFGWTQEELAERVSKDRSTISNCLRLLKLPEPIRSDLRSGRLTMGHARALLSLDSVTEQLRLREQILAHSWSVRATEEGVQKKRVIQPRRAARRSPELTALEDAFREALATRVRLVGNERHGRIEIAYASPEDLDRIAEILTARR
- the mnmA gene encoding tRNA 2-thiouridine(34) synthase MnmA, with amino-acid sequence MEQALKERVIVGMSGGVDSSVAAALLVEQGFDVVGVTLRVWPWREPEEASRRFGSCCSTESVDGARAVARQLGIPYYLLNSEREFDAAVIAPFIDEYAAGRTPVPCVACNRQVKFGSLLARARAWDATGVATGHYARITCDPVSGRRLLWRGRDARKDQSDFLWPLTQSQLEAARFPVGDLVKEDVRAKARALGLATADTPESQEICFIPDHDYRGFLRRRRPEAFRAGPIVDGQGRELGQHAGLADFTVGQRRGLGLATGRTLYVTALDPERNAVVVGAVDELEADRLWAEQVNLISVASLGAPLAVQAKIRHSQAPVAAVLHPPELGPDGTLGAEVRFASPQRAITPGQSVVFYQGDLVVGGGVISRRDR
- the atpA gene encoding F0F1 ATP synthase subunit alpha: MIKAEEISEIIKRQLQGFEAEIDLKEAGRVIEVGDGIARIYGLEKALAGELLEFPGGVFGLVLNLEADNVGAVLLGDDTKIKEGDPVTRTKRIAQVPVGEALIGRVVNALGQPVDGKGPIDTKEFRTIERYAPGVVDRRSVKEPLQTGLKAIDAMIPIGRGQRELIIGDRGTGKTAIGVDTILNQKGQGVYCFYVAIGQKKSTVAQVVKILEDNGAMAYTTVVIASASESAPLQYLAPYAGCAMGEYFRDTKRHALCIYDDLSKHATAYRQLSLLLRRPPGREAYPGDVFYLHSRLLERAAKLNDELGGGSLTALPIIETQLGDVSAYIPTNVISITDGQIYLESDLFFSGIRPAVNVGLSVSRVGGSAQIKAMRQIAGTLRLNLAQYRELAAFAQFGSDLDKATLNQLARGQRMVELLKQNQYVPLTVEKQIASIFAGTQGLLDDVPVDQIRPFEEFFLPWMERRNAPILAEIANKKELTDDLRTALTKAVNDAKAEFMAARGIKAA
- the atpH gene encoding ATP synthase F1 subunit delta, which translates into the protein MKSRHGTAQRYAKALFSIAHEAGNAEAVGRELEQFAAALDGSPQLAAMLQRPWIKPEDRAAVATEVAKRAGGSEYVQKAAGLVASRGRMDHLPELIAAYRAKVDEMVGRVRAEVRTAVAFTADEKTQLAARLGRALDKQVLVEESVDPSLLGGFVAQVGSLILDGSLDGQLSRMRERLARG